The proteins below come from a single Nostoc sp. KVJ3 genomic window:
- a CDS encoding peroxidase family protein yields MSGFGHGSVGTREQAFTSLLELREKDYPPHQLVKLAANIKGAVDTVKDGPDPEENLWVPAGYTYFGQFIDHDLTFDNTSSLNPADTGEQDRLPSNLRTPRFDLDSLYGDGPDAQPFLYDTKDGASLLFKDGNKNQYEANCEQATQDLLRSPNGRAIIGDKRNDENSIISQIHLAFVRYHNAVVEKLKKDDETLTGTALFNQARNEVRWTYQKLVIEDFLPRIVKAEVLADLQKATTPEERKDLYALYTKDKRKNLPREFVVAAYRFGHSGVRTGYRLNKETRLSIFPSSENPKPDDDSLLGFEPLPKTHVIEDWGRFFPNTKPGVFPTKFPDEPAGETPNPEVRLQFAYKIDTTLVDPLGVLPPKVLPTSATVGGLVKEVEDTIRPDYLPDNVGHPPRPSLALLNLLRGNTYKVQGGQAIANVLKKKCFPVQILDQKHLLTRKAVEGKEGFFKFEEIDSSLQTDTPLWFYILAEAQASVVDGIKLEPDGTFDEKELLKENGAKTQLGWVGGRIVAEVFYGLLDSDSESYFNARPKDWKPILGGNGEVIFANLLKFAGLTICN; encoded by the coding sequence ATGAGCGGATTTGGTCATGGTTCCGTCGGCACACGAGAACAAGCATTTACGAGTCTGCTGGAGTTAAGAGAAAAAGACTATCCGCCACATCAACTTGTGAAACTTGCCGCAAATATCAAGGGAGCAGTTGATACGGTCAAAGATGGCCCCGATCCAGAAGAAAACCTTTGGGTACCAGCGGGCTATACCTACTTTGGTCAATTCATCGATCACGATCTTACCTTCGACAACACATCATCACTCAACCCAGCAGATACTGGAGAACAAGATCGTTTACCAAGCAACTTGCGTACCCCACGCTTTGATTTAGACTCCTTATACGGCGACGGGCCCGATGCTCAACCTTTCTTATACGACACTAAGGACGGTGCTAGTTTGCTGTTCAAAGATGGCAATAAAAATCAATATGAAGCAAATTGTGAGCAAGCAACTCAAGACTTGCTGCGTAGCCCCAACGGTCGGGCTATTATTGGCGACAAGCGCAATGATGAAAACTCTATCATCAGCCAAATCCATTTGGCATTTGTCAGATATCACAATGCAGTGGTTGAAAAGCTGAAAAAAGATGATGAAACACTAACTGGTACTGCTTTATTTAATCAAGCACGCAATGAGGTGCGCTGGACTTATCAAAAGCTGGTAATCGAAGACTTTTTACCACGCATTGTCAAAGCAGAAGTGCTTGCTGACCTTCAGAAAGCCACAACACCTGAAGAACGGAAAGACCTCTACGCCCTTTATACTAAAGATAAGCGTAAAAACCTGCCCCGCGAATTTGTGGTTGCGGCTTACCGCTTTGGACACTCAGGAGTCAGGACAGGTTATCGGCTAAACAAAGAGACTCGCTTGAGTATTTTCCCGTCCAGCGAAAATCCAAAACCAGATGACGACAGTTTACTGGGATTTGAACCGCTTCCCAAAACCCATGTCATTGAAGACTGGGGTCGATTTTTTCCAAATACGAAACCTGGAGTTTTCCCCACTAAATTTCCAGACGAACCCGCAGGTGAAACACCGAACCCTGAAGTCCGGCTACAATTTGCTTACAAAATTGACACTACCTTGGTAGATCCACTTGGTGTTTTGCCGCCCAAGGTGCTACCGACTAGCGCAACGGTTGGGGGATTGGTTAAGGAAGTTGAGGACACAATACGCCCTGACTACTTGCCAGATAATGTGGGACACCCCCCACGCCCATCCTTAGCCCTCCTCAACTTACTTCGTGGTAACACATACAAAGTACAAGGCGGACAAGCGATCGCAAATGTACTCAAGAAAAAATGTTTTCCGGTTCAAATACTAGACCAAAAGCACCTATTGACGAGAAAAGCGGTTGAAGGAAAAGAAGGATTTTTCAAATTTGAAGAAATCGATTCAAGTCTTCAAACAGATACTCCTCTGTGGTTTTATATCTTAGCCGAAGCCCAAGCCTCGGTTGTGGATGGAATCAAATTAGAGCCAGATGGAACCTTCGATGAAAAAGAACTACTTAAAGAAAATGGAGCCAAAACCCAGCTAGGCTGGGTGGGTGGTCGAATTGTAGCTGAAGTGTTTTATGGTCTGTTGGATTCTGATAGTGAATCCTACTTCAATGCACGACCTAAAGACTGGAAGCCGATACTAGGAGGTAATGGAGAGGTCATCTTCGCTAACCTTCTCAAGTTTGCAGGACTAACCATCTGCAACTAA
- a CDS encoding NB-ARC domain-containing protein — MTVEEAIAIVERLLKRGRLTRAQEIVFRYAWEGKTYLEMARDVTYDPGHIKDVGSQLWRSLSLALNEKVTKNNLHGVLNRITHQPNGANTSPTFTPQIDWGEAIDVSRFYGRTTELETLSKWIVGDSPNGHSYASRTRVVVLLGMGGMGKTALSVKLAEQLQGEFEYVIWRSLRHAPFFHDKLTDCIKILSNQQVITLPADPHEQITCLIEYFRKSRCLLILDNFDTLLQHGKQTGCYREGYESYGELLWRLGETRHQSCVLLTSREKPAQVAALEGDGLPVRTLALSGLEITAGETILSLKGLLSTENENRQLIDCYRGNPLALKIAATSIRDLYEGSISRFFNEGTTVFNGIGNLIDQQFQRLSALEQQVMYWLAIHRESVTVTELQTDLTPTVPKSKLIQVLESLSWRSLIEGNTTGFTQQPVVMEYVTDCLIEQVCQEIVTESPQYLLSHALMKAQAKDYIRDSQIHLIVRPILDQLQVILGSTRQLEHKLGRLINKLQDKKLYPQGHGNNGNKKEAEEQERIIHAPYPDTVGYAGGNLLNLLAQLETDLTGYDFSDLYIRQADLRSLNLYQVNFTQTTFRECAFAATFGGITGVAFSIDGRHLAISDSNGDIYIWDASNGKELFIYKEHNSWVWSLAFSPVHPVLASCGQDHTIKLWDIATGKCLKTLHEHTSMVTSIAFSPDGQFLASASYDHTVKIWHLGTGQCVQTLEGHTTCVWSVAFHPKGKTLASAGEDSTIKLWNIETGCCVQTLIGHQHWIKAIAFSPEGQRLVSASFDQTVKLWDVSTGVWGCCLTLQGHTGLVTTVAFSPQGDRIASAGYDKTVKIWDAEIGKCLDTLNKHRNRIWSIAFHPQGHLIASGGDDHAARVWELHTGKCTKTLQGHSNIVYAIAHCEQQNLLASGHEDQTIKLWDVNLNAPQRLKVNLQPFRVLHGHSNRVFSVAFSPDRQFLASGSADRTIKLWSPYTGQCLKTLYGHGSWVWAIAFSSDSNLLASGSYDHTVKIWDVRSGECLQTLLGHPGCVLAIAFSPDGKTLYSSGYEKIVKQWDVETGICLNTWEADSNRVWAVAVSPDNQYVASGGDEQTVKLWDIHTRSCQRVFQGHTGQIVCILFTADGSRMISGSSDRTIKIWHLATGDCLATLDNHQNWIWSLSLSHDNQTLLSGSQDETINCWDLTTGECWTTLRSARPYEGAIITEVKGLTEAEVSTLKALGAVRQSPSSLSS, encoded by the coding sequence ATGACGGTTGAAGAAGCGATCGCAATCGTTGAGCGATTATTGAAACGGGGACGCTTAACGAGAGCGCAAGAGATTGTATTTCGCTACGCCTGGGAAGGGAAAACTTACCTAGAAATGGCGCGAGATGTCACTTATGACCCAGGCCATATCAAAGATGTTGGTTCGCAACTATGGCGATCGCTATCTCTTGCTTTAAATGAAAAAGTTACTAAGAATAATCTGCATGGAGTCCTAAACCGAATCACACACCAGCCGAATGGCGCAAACACCTCCCCAACCTTCACGCCTCAAATCGATTGGGGAGAAGCCATCGACGTTTCCCGCTTCTATGGACGTACCACTGAATTAGAAACTTTGAGCAAGTGGATTGTGGGCGATTCGCCTAATGGCCACAGCTACGCTTCACGCACTCGTGTGGTAGTACTGCTGGGTATGGGTGGTATGGGCAAAACCGCACTCTCAGTCAAATTGGCAGAACAATTACAGGGAGAATTTGAGTATGTGATTTGGCGATCGCTCCGGCACGCACCTTTTTTCCATGACAAGCTGACAGACTGCATCAAAATTCTTTCCAATCAACAAGTTATCACATTACCTGCTGACCCTCACGAGCAAATCACCTGTTTAATCGAATACTTTCGTAAATCTCGCTGTTTGCTGATTTTAGATAACTTTGATACTCTGTTGCAGCATGGTAAGCAGACAGGCTGTTACCGAGAAGGCTATGAATCCTACGGTGAACTTTTGTGGCGATTAGGAGAAACTCGGCATCAAAGCTGTGTTCTGCTCACCAGTCGGGAAAAACCTGCTCAAGTTGCTGCTTTGGAAGGTGATGGTTTACCAGTTCGTACCCTTGCTCTCTCAGGATTAGAAATCACAGCCGGAGAAACAATTCTCTCCCTCAAAGGGTTATTAAGTACAGAGAACGAAAACCGCCAACTAATTGACTGTTACCGTGGCAATCCTTTAGCGTTGAAAATTGCTGCAACTTCAATTCGAGACTTGTATGAAGGCAGCATTTCTCGCTTTTTTAATGAAGGTACAACAGTTTTTAATGGTATTGGCAATCTCATCGATCAGCAATTCCAACGACTCTCAGCCTTAGAACAGCAAGTCATGTATTGGCTGGCAATTCACCGAGAAAGCGTCACGGTGACAGAATTGCAAACAGATTTGACACCTACAGTTCCTAAATCTAAGTTAATCCAAGTTTTGGAGTCTTTATCTTGGCGTAGCTTGATTGAAGGCAACACTACGGGATTCACACAGCAACCTGTAGTGATGGAATACGTTACAGATTGCTTGATTGAGCAAGTATGTCAAGAAATTGTCACGGAATCACCGCAATATCTGCTGAGTCATGCCTTGATGAAAGCCCAGGCAAAAGACTATATCCGCGATAGTCAAATTCACTTGATTGTGCGGCCTATCTTGGATCAACTGCAAGTAATCCTTGGCTCTACTCGTCAGCTTGAGCATAAACTAGGTAGATTGATTAACAAACTACAAGATAAAAAACTCTACCCACAAGGGCATGGAAATAACGGAAACAAGAAAGAAGCAGAGGAGCAAGAAAGAATTATTCATGCCCCATACCCAGATACCGTTGGGTATGCTGGCGGCAACCTGCTGAATTTGTTGGCTCAATTGGAAACCGATTTGACGGGATATGATTTTTCTGATCTCTACATTCGTCAAGCAGATTTGCGATCGCTCAACTTATATCAAGTCAACTTTACCCAAACAACATTTCGAGAGTGTGCATTTGCTGCAACTTTTGGTGGCATCACTGGCGTTGCTTTCAGTATTGATGGGCGACATCTGGCGATCAGTGATAGTAACGGTGATATTTATATCTGGGATGCCAGCAATGGAAAAGAACTTTTTATTTATAAAGAACACAATAGTTGGGTTTGGAGTCTGGCTTTTAGTCCCGTGCATCCAGTCTTAGCTAGTTGCGGTCAGGATCATACAATCAAACTTTGGGACATCGCCACAGGTAAATGTCTCAAAACGTTGCACGAACACACTAGCATGGTGACATCCATCGCCTTTAGTCCCGATGGTCAATTCCTTGCCAGTGCTAGCTACGACCACACAGTGAAAATCTGGCATCTTGGTACAGGCCAATGTGTGCAAACACTGGAAGGACATACTACCTGTGTTTGGAGCGTAGCCTTTCATCCCAAAGGTAAAACCCTAGCAAGTGCTGGTGAAGATAGCACAATCAAGTTGTGGAATATAGAAACTGGATGTTGTGTGCAAACCCTAATTGGTCATCAGCACTGGATAAAAGCGATCGCCTTTAGCCCAGAGGGACAAAGGTTAGTTAGTGCCAGTTTCGATCAAACCGTGAAACTGTGGGATGTATCTACTGGGGTGTGGGGATGTTGCCTGACCTTGCAGGGACATACAGGACTTGTAACAACAGTAGCATTTAGTCCCCAGGGCGATCGCATCGCCAGTGCTGGTTATGACAAAACTGTGAAGATATGGGATGCAGAAATCGGCAAATGTTTGGATACACTTAATAAGCATAGAAACCGGATTTGGTCAATCGCTTTTCACCCCCAAGGACACTTAATTGCCAGTGGTGGAGATGACCATGCAGCTAGAGTCTGGGAACTTCATACCGGAAAGTGTACTAAAACCTTACAAGGACATAGCAATATCGTTTACGCGATTGCCCACTGTGAGCAACAAAACCTCCTTGCTAGTGGACACGAAGACCAGACAATCAAACTTTGGGATGTCAACCTCAATGCTCCACAACGCTTAAAAGTTAACCTCCAGCCTTTTCGTGTACTCCACGGACACAGCAATCGCGTTTTTAGTGTTGCTTTCAGTCCCGATCGGCAATTCCTAGCTAGTGGTAGTGCCGATCGCACCATTAAACTCTGGAGTCCCTATACAGGACAATGCCTCAAAACCTTATATGGTCATGGAAGTTGGGTTTGGGCGATCGCCTTCAGTTCCGACAGTAACTTGCTTGCTAGTGGCAGCTACGACCACACAGTGAAGATTTGGGATGTGCGTTCTGGTGAATGTTTACAAACATTGCTGGGACATCCTGGTTGTGTATTAGCGATCGCTTTTAGTCCTGACGGCAAAACCCTCTACAGTAGTGGCTATGAAAAGATAGTTAAACAGTGGGATGTTGAAACAGGCATCTGTCTGAATACCTGGGAGGCTGATTCCAACCGGGTTTGGGCAGTTGCCGTCAGTCCAGATAATCAATACGTTGCTAGTGGTGGTGATGAGCAGACAGTCAAACTCTGGGATATTCACACTAGAAGTTGTCAGCGAGTATTCCAAGGACATACCGGCCAAATTGTTTGTATCCTCTTCACCGCCGATGGTAGCCGGATGATTAGCGGTAGTAGCGATCGCACCATCAAAATTTGGCATCTAGCTACTGGAGACTGTCTTGCTACACTAGATAATCATCAAAATTGGATCTGGTCGCTCAGTTTGAGCCACGACAATCAAACTCTCCTCAGTGGTAGCCAGGATGAAACAATCAATTGCTGGGATCTTACTACAGGGGAATGCTGGACAACTTTACGGTCAGCCCGTCCTTATGAAGGTGCGATTATTACAGAAGTTAAAGGGTTGACCGAGGCCGAGGTATCAACTTTAAAAGCTTTAGGGGCAGTCAGGCAATCTCCTAGTAGTCTGTCAAGTTAA
- a CDS encoding alpha-hydroxy acid oxidase, translating into MTVVSNDHRFQPINLFEYEKLAKEHLSQMTLDYYSSGAWDEITLRDNRAAFERVKLRPRILVDVSDRNLTTSILGQPLQLPLLIAPMAFQCLAHPDGEVATAIAAASAGVGMVLSTMATKSVEEVATACDKFPDSLRWFQLYIHKDRGLTRALVEKAYKAGYKALCLTVDAPVLGQRERDRRNEFALPTDLHLANLATISGLDISHEKGESGLFTYFAQQLNPAVTWDDLEWLQSLSPLPLVIKGVLRGDDAVRAVEYGAKAIVVSNHGGRQLDGAIASIEALVEIVAAVDGRVEVLLDGGIRRGTDILKALALGAKAVLVGRPILWGLAVAGEMGVSHVISLLQDELNIGMALSGCAKLQDINPSLLMLPRF; encoded by the coding sequence ATGACAGTTGTATCCAACGACCATCGCTTTCAACCCATAAATCTTTTTGAGTACGAAAAGCTAGCAAAAGAGCATCTGTCTCAAATGACCCTTGATTACTATAGCAGTGGTGCTTGGGACGAAATCACATTACGAGATAATCGTGCTGCCTTTGAGCGAGTCAAGTTACGACCTCGGATATTAGTCGATGTTAGCGATCGCAATCTAACTACCTCCATTTTAGGACAACCCCTGCAACTACCTTTGTTAATTGCGCCGATGGCCTTTCAATGTCTAGCCCATCCAGATGGCGAAGTGGCCACAGCTATAGCTGCCGCATCAGCTGGTGTGGGCATGGTATTAAGTACAATGGCCACAAAGAGCGTTGAAGAAGTAGCGACTGCGTGTGATAAATTTCCAGATTCTCTACGATGGTTCCAGCTTTACATCCATAAAGACCGAGGATTAACTCGTGCTTTGGTAGAAAAAGCCTATAAAGCTGGCTACAAAGCACTTTGTCTAACTGTCGATGCACCTGTTCTCGGACAGCGTGAAAGAGATAGACGCAACGAGTTCGCCTTACCCACAGACTTACATCTGGCTAATCTCGCCACCATCTCAGGACTAGATATTTCTCATGAAAAAGGCGAATCTGGGTTATTTACCTATTTTGCCCAACAGCTAAACCCAGCAGTAACTTGGGATGATTTGGAATGGTTGCAATCTTTATCTCCACTACCTTTAGTCATCAAAGGAGTTTTACGGGGAGATGATGCTGTGCGAGCCGTAGAATATGGGGCCAAAGCAATTGTTGTTTCCAATCATGGTGGCAGACAACTCGATGGTGCGATCGCTTCAATAGAAGCCCTAGTTGAAATAGTAGCAGCAGTAGATGGTAGAGTAGAAGTGCTGCTGGATGGAGGCATTCGCAGAGGTACAGATATTCTCAAAGCTCTGGCATTAGGAGCAAAAGCAGTACTGGTTGGACGACCTATTTTATGGGGACTAGCAGTAGCAGGAGAAATGGGCGTATCTCATGTCATCTCACTGCTACAAGATGAGTTAAATATCGGCATGGCACTTAGCGGTTGTGCAAAACTACAGGATATTAACCCTAGTTTATTGATGTTGCCACGCTTTTAA
- a CDS encoding WecB/TagA/CpsF family glycosyltransferase, producing the protein MVARVLLPTKKVLDFPITALRFDHQIQTILKWASRRESKSVYVANVHMLIEAHWNPEFAAVLRNADIITPDGMPLVWMMRKMGASYQDRVAGMDIFLELCQRTQTQNLSIFFVGSQTEILSRMQKRLEQEFPQMKIAAMEPLPFRPLTETEDEALVQKINSSGASTVLVSLGCPKQENWIAQHKGKIQAVMIGLGGVFPVYAGIHKRAPRIIRDLGLEWLYRWIQEPRRLCGRYAKTIPLFIWLATKQLLSSSRIAAVFLHETGD; encoded by the coding sequence ATGGTGGCGAGAGTGCTTCTACCTACTAAAAAAGTACTTGATTTTCCTATTACTGCTTTGCGCTTTGACCATCAGATACAAACAATACTGAAGTGGGCGAGTAGGCGTGAGAGTAAAAGTGTTTATGTAGCCAATGTACATATGCTCATTGAAGCTCATTGGAATCCAGAGTTTGCCGCCGTATTGCGAAATGCAGATATAATTACTCCTGATGGTATGCCTCTTGTATGGATGATGCGAAAAATGGGCGCGTCTTACCAAGACCGTGTGGCAGGGATGGATATCTTTCTAGAATTGTGTCAGCGAACTCAGACACAAAATCTTAGTATTTTCTTTGTCGGTTCCCAAACAGAAATTCTCTCTAGGATGCAAAAAAGGTTAGAGCAAGAATTTCCACAGATGAAAATTGCGGCGATGGAGCCTTTACCCTTTCGTCCCCTGACTGAAACTGAAGACGAAGCTTTGGTACAAAAGATTAATTCTAGTGGTGCTAGTACGGTCTTAGTATCACTGGGATGTCCTAAGCAAGAAAATTGGATAGCTCAACATAAGGGTAAGATACAAGCCGTAATGATTGGATTGGGTGGAGTTTTCCCTGTTTATGCAGGCATCCATAAACGGGCCCCCCGGATAATTCGGGACTTAGGACTTGAATGGCTATATCGATGGATTCAAGAACCGCGCCGACTTTGCGGACGTTATGCTAAGACCATTCCACTATTTATATGGCTGGCTACGAAGCAGCTACTATCATCAAGTCGAATTGCAGCAGTTTTCCTCCACGAAACTGGGGATTAA
- a CDS encoding CsbD family protein: MSTEKRVEATLKNIEGKIQEVVGEITGNPQEKAEGQAKQAEAQVAHTVENIKDEVKKIVD; the protein is encoded by the coding sequence ATGAGTACTGAAAAAAGAGTAGAAGCTACTTTAAAAAATATTGAAGGAAAAATTCAAGAGGTTGTGGGTGAAATAACCGGTAATCCACAAGAGAAAGCTGAAGGACAAGCAAAACAAGCTGAAGCCCAAGTTGCTCACACTGTAGAAAACATTAAAGACGAAGTTAAGAAAATTGTAGACTAA
- a CDS encoding Dps family protein — protein sequence MRAINIGLTEEQRQGVINLLNQDLADAYLLLVKTKKYHWDVVGPQFRSLHQLWEEHYQKLTLNIDALAERTRALGGYPVGTMEGFLKIATLKEHAGNVPTATKMVANLVHDHEQVIRNLRDHVDQSGDKFHDQGTADFLTGLLEQHEEIAWMLRSFIEGEAIDPDGKQPASGAKTPVGV from the coding sequence ATGCGTGCGATAAACATTGGTTTGACAGAAGAACAGCGTCAAGGTGTAATTAATCTCTTAAATCAAGATTTGGCAGATGCCTATCTACTGTTAGTGAAAACCAAAAAGTACCACTGGGATGTCGTTGGCCCTCAGTTCCGTTCTTTGCACCAGCTTTGGGAAGAACACTACCAAAAGCTGACTCTAAATATTGATGCCTTGGCAGAACGAACTCGTGCTTTAGGTGGTTATCCAGTTGGCACAATGGAAGGATTTCTCAAGATTGCTACCCTCAAGGAACATGCTGGTAATGTTCCCACAGCAACGAAGATGGTAGCTAATCTAGTACACGATCATGAGCAGGTTATTCGTAACTTAAGAGACCATGTAGATCAGTCTGGTGATAAGTTCCACGATCAAGGGACTGCTGACTTCTTGACTGGACTGTTGGAACAGCATGAAGAGATAGCTTGGATGCTGCGTTCATTTATTGAAGGGGAAGCAATAGATCCAGATGGTAAACAGCCAGCATCTGGGGCTAAGACTCCTGTAGGTGTGTAG
- a CDS encoding glutamate--cysteine ligase → MFFFGIEHEVAFLNKEGRFADFSHTKFADFNQIIERLPTYPSDYPQLRVGDAGIKMKRWYIEGFERFADSDEVIDCHVKGIEIRTTIHPNIHGAITELSESFHLLREVAASFDFSPVLVSFNPYNPAFEPQPPLNDYEIKQLEVYPDEQTANIHMVSYGPDLNISVPDLSTKDVIDIGKKLTYYSPYIVPFTYSSPFYNGGLWDGLSVRTFIRTGKRPAALVFVKEQEELIDSIPCLTRIARIAAEVGRIEFKACDSCDDFLIYAALLALLKGLVLDETLIGRAIVPDATLHKISAKEGFDNEDIFVNATKVLQAAEFALGDDPDIQYLMPLKVLLAKQKTRSHELIEMFHRVSSIEEVIKQTYR, encoded by the coding sequence ATGTTTTTCTTTGGCATTGAGCATGAAGTCGCCTTCCTAAACAAAGAAGGAAGGTTTGCTGATTTTTCTCACACAAAATTTGCTGATTTCAATCAAATTATTGAAAGGCTACCGACATACCCCAGCGATTATCCTCAACTGCGCGTAGGTGATGCAGGTATTAAGATGAAAAGATGGTATATTGAGGGCTTTGAAAGATTTGCAGATTCCGACGAAGTAATAGATTGTCATGTTAAAGGTATTGAAATTAGAACAACTATACATCCTAATATTCACGGTGCTATTACTGAATTATCAGAAAGTTTTCACTTACTGCGTGAGGTTGCTGCTAGTTTTGATTTTTCACCAGTTTTAGTGAGTTTTAATCCCTACAATCCAGCTTTTGAGCCTCAACCCCCATTAAATGATTATGAAATCAAACAGTTAGAGGTTTATCCTGACGAACAAACTGCTAATATTCACATGGTATCTTATGGGCCAGATTTAAATATTTCAGTGCCAGATTTGTCTACTAAAGATGTGATTGATATTGGCAAAAAGTTAACTTATTACAGTCCTTATATCGTTCCTTTTACTTATAGTTCCCCTTTTTATAACGGAGGTTTATGGGATGGGCTATCGGTACGAACTTTTATCAGAACTGGAAAAAGACCAGCAGCCCTAGTTTTTGTTAAAGAACAAGAAGAACTGATTGATAGCATACCTTGTTTAACAAGAATCGCCCGCATTGCTGCTGAAGTAGGACGCATTGAATTTAAGGCTTGTGATAGTTGTGATGATTTTCTCATCTACGCAGCTTTACTGGCATTATTAAAAGGTTTAGTGTTAGATGAAACTTTGATTGGTAGAGCAATCGTACCTGATGCAACATTACACAAAATTTCTGCAAAAGAAGGTTTTGACAACGAGGATATTTTTGTAAATGCGACAAAAGTCTTGCAAGCAGCCGAATTTGCCTTGGGAGATGATCCAGATATTCAATATTTAATGCCGCTAAAAGTGCTGTTAGCGAAGCAAAAAACAAGATCCCATGAATTAATAGAAATGTTCCACCGTGTCAGTTCAATAGAAGAGGTAATAAAGCAAACTTATCGTTAG
- a CDS encoding Mo-dependent nitrogenase C-terminal domain-containing protein has translation MTSTVQSPYSSEQIAAWLRGLLTIAWADGNFDPQEQELIASITKDELALGMTWDSLEVITPIELAAVLGKGTPAAENFLRTAVMVAIADGTYSPSEDRVLQQFCQALEQPENLLEPLRHTLEQPATPGLTKRQIDALHPLRDWLDGLDIQDPRVARFLCKMIPSQCPFERDVTLFGRKIVHIPPMCKINPLYEQLVGLRFRALSYLADKCGEDVSPYI, from the coding sequence ATGACAAGTACCGTTCAATCCCCCTACAGCAGCGAACAGATTGCAGCTTGGTTGCGTGGACTGCTCACCATTGCTTGGGCAGATGGTAATTTTGATCCCCAAGAACAAGAATTAATTGCCAGCATTACCAAAGATGAATTAGCCCTTGGGATGACATGGGATTCACTAGAGGTAATTACGCCGATAGAATTAGCCGCAGTGTTGGGTAAAGGTACACCAGCAGCAGAAAATTTTTTAAGGACAGCGGTGATGGTAGCGATCGCAGATGGCACTTATTCTCCCAGCGAAGATCGAGTGCTACAACAGTTCTGCCAAGCCTTAGAACAGCCAGAGAATTTACTAGAACCTCTTCGCCACACCCTAGAACAGCCCGCTACACCGGGACTTACAAAGCGTCAAATTGATGCATTACACCCCCTAAGAGACTGGCTCGATGGCCTAGATATCCAAGACCCAAGAGTAGCCCGCTTTTTGTGTAAAATGATTCCCTCTCAGTGTCCCTTTGAGCGGGATGTCACCTTATTTGGACGCAAGATTGTCCACATCCCACCGATGTGTAAAATTAACCCCTTGTACGAGCAACTGGTGGGCTTACGTTTCCGCGCTCTCTCCTATCTAGCAGATAAATGCGGTGAAGATGTTTCGCCATATATTTAG
- the obgE gene encoding GTPase ObgE, with amino-acid sequence MQFIDQAKIEVEAGKGGDGIVAFRREKYVPTGGPSGGNGGRGGSVFFVADENLQTLLDFRYNHRFQAEKGTRGGPNNCTGAGGKDLIIEVPCGTTIYDAETGELLGDLIEPQQTLRIAQGGKGGLGNQHFLSNRNRAPEYALPGLPGEIKQLRLELKLLAEVGIIGLPNAGKSTLISSLSAARPKIADYPFTTLIPNLGVVRKPTGDGTVFADIPGLIEGAAHGAGLGHDFLRHIERTRVLLHLIDATSDDVVKDYNTIKEELQAYGRGLAERPQILALNKIDAVDRETVDLEALATQLNHLSYAPVFVISAVTRTGLEAMLQEIWGVLDQLKVPEEVEALR; translated from the coding sequence ATGCAATTTATCGACCAAGCAAAAATTGAAGTTGAAGCTGGTAAGGGCGGCGATGGTATTGTTGCCTTCCGGCGAGAAAAGTATGTGCCGACTGGTGGCCCCTCTGGTGGTAATGGAGGACGAGGTGGTTCGGTATTTTTTGTTGCCGATGAAAACCTACAAACCTTGTTGGACTTTAGATATAACCATCGCTTTCAGGCAGAAAAAGGGACTCGTGGTGGGCCAAATAACTGCACTGGGGCAGGAGGAAAGGATTTAATCATCGAAGTTCCCTGTGGCACAACTATTTATGATGCTGAAACTGGCGAATTGCTGGGTGATTTAATTGAGCCTCAGCAGACTTTGCGGATTGCCCAAGGTGGCAAAGGTGGACTAGGAAATCAGCATTTCTTGAGTAACCGTAACCGCGCCCCAGAATACGCCCTGCCAGGATTACCAGGTGAAATCAAGCAGCTGCGTCTAGAGTTAAAACTTTTGGCAGAAGTAGGGATTATCGGCTTACCAAATGCTGGTAAATCCACTTTAATTTCATCTTTATCAGCTGCACGTCCGAAAATCGCAGATTATCCCTTCACTACCCTCATCCCAAATTTGGGTGTAGTGCGGAAACCTACTGGAGATGGTACTGTTTTTGCCGACATTCCCGGATTAATTGAAGGGGCAGCTCATGGGGCTGGGTTGGGACATGATTTCTTACGCCATATCGAGCGCACGCGAGTGCTACTCCACTTAATTGATGCTACTAGCGATGATGTGGTTAAGGACTACAACACAATTAAGGAAGAATTGCAAGCATATGGAAGGGGTTTAGCAGAACGTCCGCAAATTTTGGCACTAAACAAAATTGATGCAGTCGATCGGGAAACTGTCGATTTAGAGGCGTTAGCTACTCAACTTAATCATCTTTCCTACGCTCCGGTTTTTGTAATTTCAGCAGTTACCCGTACCGGCTTAGAGGCGATGTTACAAGAAATTTGGGGAGTTCTTGACCAATTGAAGGTTCCTGAAGAGGTGGAGGCATTAAGATAA